The proteins below come from a single Drosophila suzukii chromosome X, CBGP_Dsuzu_IsoJpt1.0, whole genome shotgun sequence genomic window:
- the Septin1 gene encoding septin-1 isoform X1: MADTKGFSSIETPGYVGFANLPNQVHRKSVKKGFEFTLMVVGESGLGKSTLVNSLFLTDLYPERIIPDAIEKQKQTVKLEASTVEIEERGVKLRLTVVDTPGFGDAIDNSNSFGAILEYIDEQYERFLRDESGLNRRNIVDNRIHCCFYFISPFGHGLKPLDVEFMKKLHSKVNIVPVIAKADCLTKKEILRLKCRIMQEIESHGIKIYPLPDCDSDEDEDYKEQVKQLKEAVPFAVCGANTLLEVKGKKVRGRLYPWGVVEVENPDHCDFIKLRTMLITHMQDLQEVTQEVHYENYRSDRLAKGIKGKENGVKSERDRDSTSQVVANSVLGEKDRILQEKEAELRRMQEMLAQMQARMQAQQ, encoded by the exons TTTTCCAGCATCGAGACCCCCGGCTACGTCGGCTTTGCCAACTTGCCCAACCAGGTTCATCGCAAGTCCGTGAAAAAGGGCTTCGAGTTTACACTGATGGTAGTTGGCGAATCAGGGCTGGGCAAGTCCACACTGGTCAACAGTCTCTTCCTCACGGATCTCTACCCCGAGCGCATCATTCCGGATGCTATAG AGAAACAAAAGCAGACGGTAAAGCTGGAAGCGTCGACGGTGGAGATCGAGGAACGCGGGGTCAAGCTGCGTCTGACGGTGGTGGACACACCCGGATTCGGCGATGCCATTGACAACTCCAACAGCTTTGGTGCAATACTTGAGTACATCGATGAGCAATACGAGCGCTTCCTTCGCGACGAAAGTGGCCTCAATAGACGCAACATTGTGGATAATCGCATTCATTGCTGTTTCTACTTTATATCGCCGTTTGGGCATGG ACTAAAACCCCTTGACGTGGAGTTTATGAAGAAGCTGCACTCAAAGGTTAACATTGTGCCCGTGATCGCCAAGGCCGATTGCCTCACAAAAAAGGAGATTCTGCGCTTAAAGTGCCGCATTATGCAGGAGATCGAGAGCCACGGCATTAAGATCTACCCACTGCCAGACTGTGATTCCGACGAGGATGAGGACTACAAGGAACAGGTGAAGCAATTGAAGGAAGCTGTGCCTTTCGCCGTCTGCGGCGCCAATACTCTGCTCGAGGTCAAGGGAAAGAAGGTTCGTGGTCGCCTATATCCATGGGGTGTGGTCGAGGTGGAGAATCCGGACCACTGCGACTTTATCAAGCTGCGCACGATGCTGAT TACCCACATGCAGGACCTGCAGGAGGTGACGCAGGAGGTGCACTACGAGAACTACCGCTCCGACCGATTGGCCAAGGGCATTAAAGGAAAGGAGAACGGCGTGAAGTCTGAGCGGGACCGGGACAGCACCTCGCAGGTGGTGGCCAACAGCGTGCTCGGCGAAAAGGACCGCATACTGCAGGAAAAGGAGGCCGAGCTGCGGCGCATGCAGGAAATGCTTGCCCAAATGCAGGCGCGTATGCAGGcccagcaatga
- the bbx gene encoding uncharacterized protein bbx, whose product MFSMINGLSIGGGQQVAQVTPTGAAIKLHFAYNNSNINGSSSTTNNKNIYSGLKTVEQNMNNNNNNKKTGEVLKMIKIREKSEAIVPTGGIQELGSFSGLSAAAGSYAGSDTSLAAGLIQGTGGSIGYAIGLSPASGSSVASGEPRITVISRGPCRAKDSASPTELSPGLIAGAAGEGTSGIAQGSGTFMNCQVVAPGTSISQLFKNSASVSPLLGVPIGSGALRAVYKVADPAMSVRKRPANSICSAGAPSGVAAVRKVSQIGASGLRWLPMPRPKENQSNAGGTEIKALDRGAEAPGSPGEAAKSALVNPQPQRTEDQENAFRRIEDVHNYAKLQDYSSDTEEEEDDDEELDEEGEDEEEEQEIQVELPVQQEITRIRREADEEHVDVDVVTVPQLDQDRHQVQPQQLQEDQPADNIRPEHHARRPMNAFLIFCKRHRGIVKERYKTLENRAITKILGDWWAALDEQEKHCFTDLAQQNKDAFFNANPNFKWYKLPAPPLRTLATRPSNVATGLFIPSEDQTQQQVRTALQLQWAERSEMPRALLRRNYFKLADETQMGELSSLLQVQVQEKDYALQQVLSETSQFLSAHMPGGNPNGNGNKRSLPDSNSSNSSEEEAVSGGSPTKKAKSSRSCKGKIYQELVNSGQLAAIAKKSKPRSPPAGHLGGNFVDLPLDAGPNTPPVSPPERQNRSPDSIQKHPRSLSESSNSGFFDLEEKIKELPALSLDAYLQRKRSTKKKKKFSGSKKQRNSNSNSCGSVVSNSAPAAAKGAITAASEHMVRIKQQQQQLQAVGSQRRKARKESITRRDVSAIEQEVASILPLTINGSYYFNQSGAPKAVNASVTSSSTSPPLSSNSSSSSSSLSSQPAFDVTSSTSDLLILAEVAANRTEFTKSN is encoded by the exons ATGTTCTCAATGATCAACGGCCTGAGCATTGGCGGTGGTCAGCAGGTAGCACAGGTGACGCCAACAGGTGCTGCAATTAAGTTGCACTTTGCctacaacaacagcaacatcaacggcagcagcagcaccaccaacaacaaaaacatCTACAGTGGCCTTAAAACAGTGGAGCAAAATatgaacaacaacaacaacaacaaaaagacGGGCGAAGTGCTGAAAATGATTAAGATCCGGGAAAAAAGTGAAGCGATTGTGCCAACAGGTGGTATACAAGAACTAGGGAGCTTTTCGGGACTTTCCGCTGCAGCAGGATCTTATGCAGGGTCGGATACATCTCTGGCAGCTGGGCTCATCCAAGGCACAGGGGGTTCTATAGGCTACGCCATAGGACTTTCACCCGCATCTGGAAGTTCAGTGGCATCAGGCGAACCACGGATAACTGTCATCAGCCGAGGGCCGTGCCGTGCTAAGGACTCTGCAAGTCCCACAGAACTTTCTCCCGGGTTGATAGCAGGAGCTGCCGGAGAGGGTACATCTGGCATTGCCCAAGGATCTGGCACTTTTATGAACTGCCAAGTAGTTGCTCCTGGAACTAGTATTTCTCAATTGTTCAAGAATTCAGCTTCTGTGTCTCCCTTGCTTGGAGTTCCCATTGGTTCTGGGGCTTTAAGAGCAGTTTACAAAGTAGCTGATCCAGCCATGAGTGTCCGCAAACGACCAGCAAATTCAATCTGTTCTGCAGGAGCTCCCagtggtgttgctgctgtaaGAAAGGTTTCCCAAATAGGAGCCAGCGGACTCCGCTGGTTGCCCATGCCCAGGCCCAAGGAAAACCAATCAAATGCTGGAGGAACGGAAATTAAAGCTTTAGACAGAGGAGCAGAAGCACCTGGATCACCCGGTGAAGCCGCCAAAAGTGCCTTAGTCAACCCTCAGCCGCAGCGCACAGAGGACCAAGAAAATGCCTTTCGACGCATCGAGGATGTGCACAACTATGCCAAGCTGCAGGACTACAGTAGCGAcaccgaggaggaggaggacgacgaTGAGGAGCTCGATGAAGAAGGGGAGGACGAGGAGGAAGAGCAGGAGATCCAGGTTGAGTTACCGGTGCAGCAGGAAATAACACGCATTCGTCGCGAGGCCGACGAAGAGCATGTGGACGTGGATGTTGTAACAGTGCCGCAGCTGGATCAGGATCGCCATCAAGTACAGCCGCAGCAGCTCCAGGAGGATCAGCCGGCAGACAACATCCGACCGGAGCACCATGCCCGCCGCCCCATGAACGCATTCCTCATCTTCTGCAAGCGACATCGCGGCATTGTCAAGGAGCGGTACAAGACCCTCGAGAACCG TGCCATCACTAAGATACTGGGCGACTGGTGGGCCGCACTTGACGAGCAAGAAAAACACTGCTTCACGGATCTGGCGCAACAG AACAAGGACGCCTTCTTTAATGCCAATCCTAACTTCAAGTGGTACAAACTGCCCGCTCCGCCTCTGCGAACGTTGGCAACCCGTCCCAGCAATGTGGCTACTGGTTTGTTTATACCCAGCGAGGATCAGACACAGCAGCAGGTGCGGACCGCACTGCAACTGCAGTGGGCAGAGCGAAGCGAGATGCCACGTGCTCTGCTGCGTCGCAACTACTTTAAGCTGGCGGATGAAACGCAGATGGGCGAGCTGAGCTCCCTATTACAAGTCCAAGTACAGGAGAAAGACTACGCCCTGCAGCAGGTGCTCAGCGAGACCAGTCAGTTTCTATCCGCCCACATGCCAGGAGGCAATCCGAATGGGAATGGCAATAAGCGCTCCTTGCCGGACAGCAACTCGAGCAATTCCAGCGAGGAGGAGGCGGTCAGCGGTGGCTCTCCCACCAAGAAGGCCAAATCATCACGCTCCTGCAAAGGCAAGATATACCAGGAGCTAGTCAACTCTGGACAACTCGCCGCCATAGCTAAGAAGAGCAAGCCCCGTTCACCGCCCGCAGGACATTTGGGTGGAAACTTTGTAGACCTTCCCCTAGATGCGGGGCCAAATACACCGCCCGTTTCACCGCCAGAACGCCAAAACAGAAGTCCTGATTCCATTCAGAAGCATCCGCGGAGCCTTTCCGAGTCTAGCAACAGTGGTTTTTTCGATCTCGAGGAGAAGATCAAGGAGCTGCCGGCCCTCAGCTTGGATGCGTACCTGCAGCGCAAGCGTAGCaccaaaaagaagaagaaattTAGCGGCAGTAAGAAACAGAGGAATTCAAACAGCAACAGTTGCGGATCAGTGGTGTCCAATTCAGCACCTGCTGCGGCAAAAGGAGCTATCACTGCAGCCAGCGAGCATATGGTAAGGATtaaacagcagcaacagcaactgcaGGCTGTGGGCAGCCAGCGGCGCAAGGCGCGCAAAGAAAGCATCACGCGCCGCGATGTCAGCGCCATCGAGCAGGAAGTGGCCTCCATTCTGCCATTGACCATCAACGGCAGCTACTACTTTAACCAGAGTGGTGCCCCAAAGGCGGTGAATGCCTCTGTAACCTCGTCGTCGACCTCGCCACCACTGTCTTCGAACTCCTCGTCGTCATCCTCGTCACTATCCTCGCAGCCGGCCTTTGACGTGACCTCCTCTACCTCAGATCTACTCATTCTGGCCGAAGTGGCCGCCAACCGCACTGAATTCACCAAGTCCAACTAG
- the waw gene encoding translation factor waclaw, mitochondrial yields the protein MFRKISTRWLVQRAGPNSNSAWLVTRSRDGTARSLSTTNQVKAESEEPLTKVEEPSQAELLREFARMPVQRIRNFSIIAHVDHGKSTLADRLLELTGAIARNGGQSQVLDSLQVERERGITVKAQTASIFHRHKGQLYLLNLIDTPGHVDFSNEVSRSLAACDGVVLLVDACHGVQAQTVANYHLAKQRQLAVVPVLNKIDIKHANPDQVCQDIKLLFGIDPAQVLRVSAKLGTGVSEVLERVIESVPPPQVERDSDFRALIFDSWFDKYRGALNLIYVLNGKLEQNQDIQSLTTKKVYPVKSISVLRPAECPVPELSAGQVGLIACNMRNSKESIVGDTLHLKNHATSAAGSYRPQQPLVFAGVFPADQSKHVALRSAIDKMILNDSAVTVKVDSSPALGQGWRLGFLGLLHMEVFCQRLEQEHGAEPIITAPSVTYRLVLSNPKMIRQQGRDTMDISNAALFPEPHSIKEYFEPLVLGTIITPTDYVGQVIGLCVERRGLQQSSVNIDETRVLMKYVLPLSEIILDFHDRLKSLSSGYASFSYEDHGYHPSNLVRLDIHLNGKPVEELCRIVHVSKATAVARQMVLKLRELIPKQMVQIAIQACVGSKVLARETIKAYRKDVTAKLYGGDVTRRMKLLKQQAEGKKKMRMFANIRVPHETFINVLKR from the exons ATGTTTCGGAAGATTTCCACCCGCTGGCTGGTGCAACGAGCGGGGCCCAACTCGAACTCCGCATGGCTGGTGACCAGGTCCAGGGATGGCACCGCCCGCAGCCTGAGCACCACGAATCAGGTCAAGGCCGAATCTGAGGAGCCCTTGACCAAAGTGGAAGAACCCTCACAGGCGGAGCTTCTGCGGGAATTCGCTCGTATGCCGGTGCAGCGCATCCGGAACTTCAGCATCATTGCACACGTCGATCATGGCAAAAGCACGCTGGCTGACCGGCTGCTGGAGCTCACTGGCGCCATTGCCCGCAATGGGGGACAGTCCCAGGTGTTAGATAGCCTTCAAGTGGAGCGGGAGCGTGGGATAACGGTCAAGGCCCAGACCGCTTCGATCTTCCACCGCCACAAGGGGCAGCTGTATTTACTTAACCTCATAGATACTCCCGGTCACGTGGATTTCTCCAATGAG GTCTCGCGCTCGCTAGCCGCCTGCGATGGAGTGGTCCTCCTGGTGGACGCCTGTCACGGTGTCCAAGCCCAGACTGTAGCCAATTACCACCTGGCCAAGCAGCGTCAACTGGCCGTAGTACCTGTGCTCAATAAGATCGACATCAAGCATGCTAATCCCGATCAAGTTTGCCAGGATATAAAGCTGCTGTTCGGCATAGATCCCGCCCAGGTGTTGCGTGTGTCCGCCAAGCTGGGCACTGGCGTGTCAGAGGTGTTAGAACGGGTTATAGAAAGCGTACCACCCCCACAAGTTGAGCGGGACAGCGATTTTCGGGCCTTAATCTTTGACAGCTGGTTCGACAAATACCGCGGAGCTCTTAACCTTATTTATGTGCTCAACGGCAAGCTAGAGCAGAACCAAGATATCCAATCGTTGACCACTAAGAAGGTGTATCCCGTGAAAAGCATCTCTGTTTTGAGACCAGCAGAATGTCCAGTTCCGGAACTATCTGCTGGTCAAGTGGGTTTGATTGCCTGCAATATGCGGAACAGTAAGGAGTCCATTGTTGGCGATACCCTTCACCTGAAGAACCACGCGACCAGCGCCGCGGGAAGCTATCGTCCGCAACAGCCGCTTGTTTTTGCTGGAGTTTTCCCCGCAGATCAGTCAAAACATGTGGCTCTGAGAAGCGCCATCGATAAGATGATTCTTAATGACTCGGCGGTCACTGTAAAAGTTGATTCCAGTCCGGCTTTGGGTCAAGGCTGGCGTTTGGGCTTCCTCGGACTTCTGCACATGGAGGTCTTTTGTCAACGTCTAGAGCAGGAGCATGGTGCCGAGCCAATAATCACAGCGCCCTCTGTCACATACCGTTTGGTGTTGAGCAACCCAAAGATGATTCGGCAGCAAGGACGCGACACTATGGACATTTCCAATGCAGCTCTCTTTCCGGAACCGCACAGCATTAAGGAGTACTTCGAACCCTTAGTTTTGGGTACGATAATCACGCCCACGGACTATGTGGGCCAAGTGATCGGGCTGTGTGTTGAGCGACGGGGATTGCAGCAGAGCTCGGTGAACATCGACGAGACGCGCGTTTTAATGAAGTACGTCTTGCCGCTGAGCGAGATCATACTGGACTTTCACGATCGGCTAAAGTCGTTGAGTTCAGGTTATGCTAGTTTCAGCTACGAGGATCACGGATATCATCCGTCAAATTTGGTGCGTTTGGACATTCACCTAAACGGCAAGCCCGTGGAGGAGTTGTGCCGCATCGTGCATGTGTCCAAGGCCACGGCCGTGGCCCGGCAGATGGTGCTAAAGCTGCGCGAACTTATTCCAAAGCAGATGGTTCAGATCGCAATCCAGGCTTGTGTGGGCAGCAAGGTTCTCGCCCGGGAAACCATTAAGGCCTATCGGAAGGATGTGACAGCAAAGCTCTACGGAGGAGATGTTACCCGGCGGATGAAGTTACTCAAACAGCAGGCCGAGGGCAAGAAAAAGATGCGCATGTTCGCCAACATACGCGTGCCGCACGAGACCTTCATCAATGTGCTCAAGCGGTAG
- the Septin1 gene encoding septin-1 isoform X2 — protein MLTPKFSSIETPGYVGFANLPNQVHRKSVKKGFEFTLMVVGESGLGKSTLVNSLFLTDLYPERIIPDAIEKQKQTVKLEASTVEIEERGVKLRLTVVDTPGFGDAIDNSNSFGAILEYIDEQYERFLRDESGLNRRNIVDNRIHCCFYFISPFGHGLKPLDVEFMKKLHSKVNIVPVIAKADCLTKKEILRLKCRIMQEIESHGIKIYPLPDCDSDEDEDYKEQVKQLKEAVPFAVCGANTLLEVKGKKVRGRLYPWGVVEVENPDHCDFIKLRTMLITHMQDLQEVTQEVHYENYRSDRLAKGIKGKENGVKSERDRDSTSQVVANSVLGEKDRILQEKEAELRRMQEMLAQMQARMQAQQ, from the exons TTTTCCAGCATCGAGACCCCCGGCTACGTCGGCTTTGCCAACTTGCCCAACCAGGTTCATCGCAAGTCCGTGAAAAAGGGCTTCGAGTTTACACTGATGGTAGTTGGCGAATCAGGGCTGGGCAAGTCCACACTGGTCAACAGTCTCTTCCTCACGGATCTCTACCCCGAGCGCATCATTCCGGATGCTATAG AGAAACAAAAGCAGACGGTAAAGCTGGAAGCGTCGACGGTGGAGATCGAGGAACGCGGGGTCAAGCTGCGTCTGACGGTGGTGGACACACCCGGATTCGGCGATGCCATTGACAACTCCAACAGCTTTGGTGCAATACTTGAGTACATCGATGAGCAATACGAGCGCTTCCTTCGCGACGAAAGTGGCCTCAATAGACGCAACATTGTGGATAATCGCATTCATTGCTGTTTCTACTTTATATCGCCGTTTGGGCATGG ACTAAAACCCCTTGACGTGGAGTTTATGAAGAAGCTGCACTCAAAGGTTAACATTGTGCCCGTGATCGCCAAGGCCGATTGCCTCACAAAAAAGGAGATTCTGCGCTTAAAGTGCCGCATTATGCAGGAGATCGAGAGCCACGGCATTAAGATCTACCCACTGCCAGACTGTGATTCCGACGAGGATGAGGACTACAAGGAACAGGTGAAGCAATTGAAGGAAGCTGTGCCTTTCGCCGTCTGCGGCGCCAATACTCTGCTCGAGGTCAAGGGAAAGAAGGTTCGTGGTCGCCTATATCCATGGGGTGTGGTCGAGGTGGAGAATCCGGACCACTGCGACTTTATCAAGCTGCGCACGATGCTGAT TACCCACATGCAGGACCTGCAGGAGGTGACGCAGGAGGTGCACTACGAGAACTACCGCTCCGACCGATTGGCCAAGGGCATTAAAGGAAAGGAGAACGGCGTGAAGTCTGAGCGGGACCGGGACAGCACCTCGCAGGTGGTGGCCAACAGCGTGCTCGGCGAAAAGGACCGCATACTGCAGGAAAAGGAGGCCGAGCTGCGGCGCATGCAGGAAATGCTTGCCCAAATGCAGGCGCGTATGCAGGcccagcaatga